Proteins encoded by one window of Nasonia vitripennis strain AsymCx chromosome 5, Nvit_psr_1.1, whole genome shotgun sequence:
- the LOC100114276 gene encoding N-alpha-acetyltransferase 38, NatC auxiliary subunit, with protein MDIKEKEQNCEETMTNEEKQVNENGEVNNEAVNIKESAGKQKLRSWLNRTLRIKMTDGRILTGAFLCTDRDANVILGLCSEYLSENSEARALGLVMVPGRHIVTIHLDV; from the exons ATGGACATTAAAGAAAAAGAGCAGAATTGTGAAGAAACGATGACAAATGAAGAGAAACAAGTTAATGAAAATGGAGAAGTTAATAACGAA gcggtgaatataaaagaatcagctggaaaacaaaaattaagaaGCTGGCTAAATCGTACACTAAGGATAAAAATGACTGATGGTCGAATTTTGACAGGAGCCTTCTTGTGTACAGATCGTGATGCTAATGTCATATTGGGACTGTGTTCAGAGTATTTATCGGAAAATTCTGAAGCAAGAGCATTAGGATTGGTTATGGTTCCTGGAAGACACATTGTGACGATACACTTGGACgtataa
- the LOC100122605 gene encoding hypoxia up-regulated protein 1 isoform X1, whose protein sequence is MAHCNKLPMMFLALLAIGLLSSQAYGLAVMSIDIGSEWMKIAIVSPGVPMEIALNKESKRKTPVTISFRDGERTFGEDAQVVGTRFPKNSFSYILDLIGKPIDNPIVQLYKKRFPYYDIEADTERNTIVFRLDKDTTYTPEELLAQLLYKAKEFAQNSAGQKINEAVITVPGYFNQAERLALLQAAELADIKVLQLFNDYSAVALNYGIFHHKEINDTAHYIMFYDMGASSTTATVVGYQNIKTKERGFVETHPQVSILGVGYDRTLGGLEMQLRLRDYLAKEFDAMKKTKNSVFENPRALAKLFKESGRLKNVLSANADHYAQIEGLLDDQDFRLQVTREKFEELCADLFDRVSNPVKTALETSGLTMDIISQVVLVGAGTRVPKVQEKLSAFVKTELSKNINTDEAAALGAVYKAADLSQGFKVKKFITKDAVLFPIQIVFDRTVDDKVKQVRRTLFSKMNAYPQKKIITFNKHNQDFSFEVNYAELDYLPKEEIAAIGNLNISTITLTGVAEALAKHAKEGGESKGIKAHFSMDESGILNLVNVELVSEKTSIAADEEEGAFSKLGSTISKLFSGSNDKEPEKVEEPPKEDIKPVHEEPEYPGLKKEAEEKAKANNDSKPTEEKAENKTEKADKEKKPTIVTIKEPIEAKELKLGPQMLSNDKLATSQEKLQALNAYDKEKAKRESALNNLESFVIDAQQKLESDEYKAAIIAEDAEKIKQACNEVSEWLYEEGFEAPAETYEQKLTDLQKLTGDLYERVFEHRERPEALKGMVSMLNGSRVFLDNMRNLNVSAEIFTQVEIETLEKAINETQEYRDVVVKVTSETKLYEPVVYKVRDIANKMALLDREVKYLVNKAKIWKPKQEATKNNTEETGENKTNSGDSEAETKTSDNKDKAESERDDSETIETEETLELPPSDTTQSEKKESDDEHVEL, encoded by the exons ATGGCACACTGCAATAAGTTACCCATGATGTTCCTGGCATTGCTGGCCATTGGTCTTTTGTCCAGTCAGGCCTATGGACTGGCCGTAATGAGCATTGATATTGGCAGTGAATGGATGAAAATTGCCATTGTTTCG CCAGGTGTACCAATGGAGATTGCATTAAACAAAGAATCAAAGAGGAAAACCCCAGTAACTATTTCATTCAGAGATGGAGAGCGTACATTTGGTGAAGATGCACAAGTGGTTGGCACTCGTTTTCCAAAGAACAGCTTTTCCTATATCTTGGATTTGATAGGAAAGCCCATTGATAATCCAATAGTTCAACTGTACAAAAAACGGTTTCCTTATTATGATATTGAGGCTGATACTGAACGTAACACAATAGTATTTAGATTGGACAAAGACACCACATATACTCCTGAAGAGTTACTTGCTCAACTTTTGTACAAAGCTAAGGAATTTGCTCAAAACTCAGCTGGCCAAAAAATCAATGAAGCCGTCATAACAGTACCTGGTTATTTCAATCAAGCTGAACGTTTAGCTTTGCTGCAAGCTGCTGAACTTGCTGACATTAAAGTACTGCAGTTGTTTAATGATTATTCTGCTGTTGCATTAAACTATGGTATTTTCCATCATAAAGAAATCAATGATACTGCACACTACATCATGTTCTATGATATGGGAGCTAGTAGTACTACTGCCACTGTAGTCGGTTATCAAAATATAAAGACAAAGGAGAGGGGATTTGTTGAAACTCATCCTCAAGTTAGTATTTTGGGTGTTGGCTATGACCGTACTCTTGGTGGACTGGAGATGCAACTGAGGCTTAGAGATTATCTTGCTAAAGAATTTGATGCTATGAAGAAAACCAAGAATTCTGTATTTGAAAATCCCAGAGCTTTGGCTAAATTATTCAAAGAATCAGGTAGacttaaaaatgttttgagTGCTAATGCTGACCATTATGCGCAAATTGAAGGCCTTCTAGATGATCAAGACTTTAGGCTACAAGTAACAAGAGAGAAATTTGAAGAACTCTGTGCAGATTTGTTTGACCGTGTCTCCAATCCAGTTAAAACAGCCTTGGAAACTTCAG GTTTAACAATGGATATTATTTCTCAAGTTGTGTTGGTTGGAGCTGGCACCAGAGTCCCTAAGGTGCAGGAGAAATTAAGTGCATTTGTCAAAACTGAATTgtctaaaaatatcaatactGACGAGGCTGCTGCTTTAGGAGCCGTTTACAAAGCTGCTGATTTAAGTCAAGGCTTtaaagtgaaaaaattcattaccAAAGATGCTGTACTATTCCCTATTCAAATTGTTTTCGACAGAACTGTCGACGATAAAGTAAAGCag GTGCGAAGGACATTGTTCAGTAAGATGAATGCTTATcctcaaaagaaaatcataacTTTCAACAAACATAAtcaagatttttcatttgagGTGAATTATGCAGAACTTGATTACCTTCCAAAGGAAGAAATAGC TGCTATTGGCAACTTGAATATCTCCACGATTACTCTAACTGGAGTTGCTGAAGCTCTAGCAAAACATGCAAAAGAAGGAGGCGAAAGCAAGGGAATTAAAGCTCACTTTTCCATGGATGAAAGTGGTATCCTAAACTTGGTGAATGTAGAGCTTGTTTCAGAAAAAACAAGTATTGCCGCCGACGAAGAAGAAGGTGCTTTCTCAAAACTTGGTTCGACAATAAGCAAACTCTTTTCTG GTTCAAATGACAAGGAACCAGAAAAAGTTGAAGAACCTCCAAAAGAAGATATTAAACCTGTTCATGAGGAACCTGAGTATCCTGGATTAAAAAAGGAAGCTGAAGAAAAAGCTAAAGCAAATAATGACTCTAAACCAACAGAAGAAAAAGCTGAAAATAAGACCGAAAAAGCAGACAAAGAAAAGAAACCAACTATTGTTACTATTAAGGAGCCAATTGAGGCTAAAGAATTGAAACTAGGGCCGCAAATGTTATCCAATGATAAACTAGCAACTTCACAAGAAAA ACTCCAAGCTTTGAATGCATATGATAAGGAGAAAGCTAAACGTGAAAGCGCCTTGAATAATTTGGAATCTTTTGTGATTGATGCTCAACAAAAATTAGAGTCTGATGAATACAAGGCAGCTATTATTGCTGAAGatgcagaaaaaataaagcaagcTTGCAATGAAGTATCTGAATGGCTATATGAAGAAGGTTTTGAGGCACCTGCTGAAACATACGAACAGAAGTTGACAGATTTGCAAAAACTAACGGGTGATCTTTATGAAAGAGTTTTTGAGCATAGAGAACGTCCGGAAGCTTTGAAAGGGATGGTTTCCATGCTTAACGGTAGCCGGGTATTTTTAGATAATATGCGCAATCTTAATGTATCTGCCGAAATTTTTACTCAAGTCGAAATCGAGACTCTGGAAAAAGCTATCAATGAAACTCAG GAATACCGTGATGTAGTAGTAAAGGTAACATCTGAAACTAAGCTTTATGAGCCAGTCGTATACAAAGTTCGCGATATTGCAAACAAAATGGCTTTGCTTGACCGAgaagtaaaatatttagttAACAAAGCAAAGATCTGGAAGCCTAAACAAGAAGCAACAAAAAATAACACCGAAGAAACCGgtgaaaacaaaacaaataGTGGTGATAGTGAAGCAGAGACCAAAACTTCTGACAATAAAGACAAGGCTGAATCTGAAAGAGATGATTCTGAAACGATAGAGACGGAGGAAACCTTGGAACTGCCCCCAAGTGATACGACGCAATCTGAAAAGAAAGAATCCGATGACGAGCACGTGGAACTTTAA
- the LOC100122605 gene encoding hypoxia up-regulated protein 1 isoform X2 has translation MAHCNKLPMMFLALLAIGLLSSQAYGLAVMSIDIGSEWMKIAIVSPGVPMEIALNKESKRKTPVTISFRDGERTFGEDAQVVGTRFPKNSFSYILDLIGKPIDNPIVQLYKKRFPYYDIEADTERNTIVFRLDKDTTYTPEELLAQLLYKAKEFAQNSAGQKINEAVITVPGYFNQAERLALLQAAELADIKVLQLFNDYSAVALNYGIFHHKEINDTAHYIMFYDMGASSTTATVVGYQNIKTKERGFVETHPQVSILGVGYDRTLGGLEMQLRLRDYLAKEFDAMKKTKNSVFENPRALAKLFKESGRLKNVLSANADHYAQIEGLLDDQDFRLQVTREKFEELCADLFDRVSNPVKTALETSGLTMDIISQVVLVGAGTRVPKVQEKLSAFVKTELSKNINTDEAAALGAVYKAADLSQGFKVKKFITKDAVLFPIQIVFDRTVDDKVKQVRRTLFSKMNAYPQKKIITFNKHNQDFSFEVNYAELDYLPKEEIAAIGNLNISTITLTGVAEALAKHAKEGGESKGIKAHFSMDESGILNLVNVELVSEKTSIAADEEEGAFSKLGSNDKEPEKVEEPPKEDIKPVHEEPEYPGLKKEAEEKAKANNDSKPTEEKAENKTEKADKEKKPTIVTIKEPIEAKELKLGPQMLSNDKLATSQEKLQALNAYDKEKAKRESALNNLESFVIDAQQKLESDEYKAAIIAEDAEKIKQACNEVSEWLYEEGFEAPAETYEQKLTDLQKLTGDLYERVFEHRERPEALKGMVSMLNGSRVFLDNMRNLNVSAEIFTQVEIETLEKAINETQEYRDVVVKVTSETKLYEPVVYKVRDIANKMALLDREVKYLVNKAKIWKPKQEATKNNTEETGENKTNSGDSEAETKTSDNKDKAESERDDSETIETEETLELPPSDTTQSEKKESDDEHVEL, from the exons ATGGCACACTGCAATAAGTTACCCATGATGTTCCTGGCATTGCTGGCCATTGGTCTTTTGTCCAGTCAGGCCTATGGACTGGCCGTAATGAGCATTGATATTGGCAGTGAATGGATGAAAATTGCCATTGTTTCG CCAGGTGTACCAATGGAGATTGCATTAAACAAAGAATCAAAGAGGAAAACCCCAGTAACTATTTCATTCAGAGATGGAGAGCGTACATTTGGTGAAGATGCACAAGTGGTTGGCACTCGTTTTCCAAAGAACAGCTTTTCCTATATCTTGGATTTGATAGGAAAGCCCATTGATAATCCAATAGTTCAACTGTACAAAAAACGGTTTCCTTATTATGATATTGAGGCTGATACTGAACGTAACACAATAGTATTTAGATTGGACAAAGACACCACATATACTCCTGAAGAGTTACTTGCTCAACTTTTGTACAAAGCTAAGGAATTTGCTCAAAACTCAGCTGGCCAAAAAATCAATGAAGCCGTCATAACAGTACCTGGTTATTTCAATCAAGCTGAACGTTTAGCTTTGCTGCAAGCTGCTGAACTTGCTGACATTAAAGTACTGCAGTTGTTTAATGATTATTCTGCTGTTGCATTAAACTATGGTATTTTCCATCATAAAGAAATCAATGATACTGCACACTACATCATGTTCTATGATATGGGAGCTAGTAGTACTACTGCCACTGTAGTCGGTTATCAAAATATAAAGACAAAGGAGAGGGGATTTGTTGAAACTCATCCTCAAGTTAGTATTTTGGGTGTTGGCTATGACCGTACTCTTGGTGGACTGGAGATGCAACTGAGGCTTAGAGATTATCTTGCTAAAGAATTTGATGCTATGAAGAAAACCAAGAATTCTGTATTTGAAAATCCCAGAGCTTTGGCTAAATTATTCAAAGAATCAGGTAGacttaaaaatgttttgagTGCTAATGCTGACCATTATGCGCAAATTGAAGGCCTTCTAGATGATCAAGACTTTAGGCTACAAGTAACAAGAGAGAAATTTGAAGAACTCTGTGCAGATTTGTTTGACCGTGTCTCCAATCCAGTTAAAACAGCCTTGGAAACTTCAG GTTTAACAATGGATATTATTTCTCAAGTTGTGTTGGTTGGAGCTGGCACCAGAGTCCCTAAGGTGCAGGAGAAATTAAGTGCATTTGTCAAAACTGAATTgtctaaaaatatcaatactGACGAGGCTGCTGCTTTAGGAGCCGTTTACAAAGCTGCTGATTTAAGTCAAGGCTTtaaagtgaaaaaattcattaccAAAGATGCTGTACTATTCCCTATTCAAATTGTTTTCGACAGAACTGTCGACGATAAAGTAAAGCag GTGCGAAGGACATTGTTCAGTAAGATGAATGCTTATcctcaaaagaaaatcataacTTTCAACAAACATAAtcaagatttttcatttgagGTGAATTATGCAGAACTTGATTACCTTCCAAAGGAAGAAATAGC TGCTATTGGCAACTTGAATATCTCCACGATTACTCTAACTGGAGTTGCTGAAGCTCTAGCAAAACATGCAAAAGAAGGAGGCGAAAGCAAGGGAATTAAAGCTCACTTTTCCATGGATGAAAGTGGTATCCTAAACTTGGTGAATGTAGAGCTTGTTTCAGAAAAAACAAGTATTGCCGCCGACGAAGAAGAAGGTGCTTTCTCAAAACTTG GTTCAAATGACAAGGAACCAGAAAAAGTTGAAGAACCTCCAAAAGAAGATATTAAACCTGTTCATGAGGAACCTGAGTATCCTGGATTAAAAAAGGAAGCTGAAGAAAAAGCTAAAGCAAATAATGACTCTAAACCAACAGAAGAAAAAGCTGAAAATAAGACCGAAAAAGCAGACAAAGAAAAGAAACCAACTATTGTTACTATTAAGGAGCCAATTGAGGCTAAAGAATTGAAACTAGGGCCGCAAATGTTATCCAATGATAAACTAGCAACTTCACAAGAAAA ACTCCAAGCTTTGAATGCATATGATAAGGAGAAAGCTAAACGTGAAAGCGCCTTGAATAATTTGGAATCTTTTGTGATTGATGCTCAACAAAAATTAGAGTCTGATGAATACAAGGCAGCTATTATTGCTGAAGatgcagaaaaaataaagcaagcTTGCAATGAAGTATCTGAATGGCTATATGAAGAAGGTTTTGAGGCACCTGCTGAAACATACGAACAGAAGTTGACAGATTTGCAAAAACTAACGGGTGATCTTTATGAAAGAGTTTTTGAGCATAGAGAACGTCCGGAAGCTTTGAAAGGGATGGTTTCCATGCTTAACGGTAGCCGGGTATTTTTAGATAATATGCGCAATCTTAATGTATCTGCCGAAATTTTTACTCAAGTCGAAATCGAGACTCTGGAAAAAGCTATCAATGAAACTCAG GAATACCGTGATGTAGTAGTAAAGGTAACATCTGAAACTAAGCTTTATGAGCCAGTCGTATACAAAGTTCGCGATATTGCAAACAAAATGGCTTTGCTTGACCGAgaagtaaaatatttagttAACAAAGCAAAGATCTGGAAGCCTAAACAAGAAGCAACAAAAAATAACACCGAAGAAACCGgtgaaaacaaaacaaataGTGGTGATAGTGAAGCAGAGACCAAAACTTCTGACAATAAAGACAAGGCTGAATCTGAAAGAGATGATTCTGAAACGATAGAGACGGAGGAAACCTTGGAACTGCCCCCAAGTGATACGACGCAATCTGAAAAGAAAGAATCCGATGACGAGCACGTGGAACTTTAA
- the LOC100122605 gene encoding hypoxia up-regulated protein 1 isoform X3, translating into MAHCNKLPMMFLALLAIGLLSSQAYGLAVMSIDIGSEWMKIAIVSPGVPMEIALNKESKRKTPVTISFRDGERTFGEDAQVVGTRFPKNSFSYILDLIGKPIDNPIVQLYKKRFPYYDIEADTERNTIVFRLDKDTTYTPEELLAQLLYKAKEFAQNSAGQKINEAVITVPGYFNQAERLALLQAAELADIKVLQLFNDYSAVALNYGIFHHKEINDTAHYIMFYDMGASSTTATVVGYQNIKTKERGFVETHPQVSILGVGYDRTLGGLEMQLRLRDYLAKEFDAMKKTKNSVFENPRALAKLFKESGRLKNVLSANADHYAQIEGLLDDQDFRLQVTREKFEELCADLFDRVSNPVKTALETSGLTMDIISQVVLVGAGTRVPKVQEKLSAFVKTELSKNINTDEAAALGAVYKAADLSQGFKVKKFITKDAVLFPIQIVFDRTVDDKVKQVRRTLFSKMNAYPQKKIITFNKHNQDFSFEVNYAELDYLPKEEIAAIGNLNISTITLTGVAEALAKHAKEGGESKGIKAHFSMDESGILNLVNVELVSEKTSIAADEEEGSNDKEPEKVEEPPKEDIKPVHEEPEYPGLKKEAEEKAKANNDSKPTEEKAENKTEKADKEKKPTIVTIKEPIEAKELKLGPQMLSNDKLATSQEKLQALNAYDKEKAKRESALNNLESFVIDAQQKLESDEYKAAIIAEDAEKIKQACNEVSEWLYEEGFEAPAETYEQKLTDLQKLTGDLYERVFEHRERPEALKGMVSMLNGSRVFLDNMRNLNVSAEIFTQVEIETLEKAINETQEYRDVVVKVTSETKLYEPVVYKVRDIANKMALLDREVKYLVNKAKIWKPKQEATKNNTEETGENKTNSGDSEAETKTSDNKDKAESERDDSETIETEETLELPPSDTTQSEKKESDDEHVEL; encoded by the exons ATGGCACACTGCAATAAGTTACCCATGATGTTCCTGGCATTGCTGGCCATTGGTCTTTTGTCCAGTCAGGCCTATGGACTGGCCGTAATGAGCATTGATATTGGCAGTGAATGGATGAAAATTGCCATTGTTTCG CCAGGTGTACCAATGGAGATTGCATTAAACAAAGAATCAAAGAGGAAAACCCCAGTAACTATTTCATTCAGAGATGGAGAGCGTACATTTGGTGAAGATGCACAAGTGGTTGGCACTCGTTTTCCAAAGAACAGCTTTTCCTATATCTTGGATTTGATAGGAAAGCCCATTGATAATCCAATAGTTCAACTGTACAAAAAACGGTTTCCTTATTATGATATTGAGGCTGATACTGAACGTAACACAATAGTATTTAGATTGGACAAAGACACCACATATACTCCTGAAGAGTTACTTGCTCAACTTTTGTACAAAGCTAAGGAATTTGCTCAAAACTCAGCTGGCCAAAAAATCAATGAAGCCGTCATAACAGTACCTGGTTATTTCAATCAAGCTGAACGTTTAGCTTTGCTGCAAGCTGCTGAACTTGCTGACATTAAAGTACTGCAGTTGTTTAATGATTATTCTGCTGTTGCATTAAACTATGGTATTTTCCATCATAAAGAAATCAATGATACTGCACACTACATCATGTTCTATGATATGGGAGCTAGTAGTACTACTGCCACTGTAGTCGGTTATCAAAATATAAAGACAAAGGAGAGGGGATTTGTTGAAACTCATCCTCAAGTTAGTATTTTGGGTGTTGGCTATGACCGTACTCTTGGTGGACTGGAGATGCAACTGAGGCTTAGAGATTATCTTGCTAAAGAATTTGATGCTATGAAGAAAACCAAGAATTCTGTATTTGAAAATCCCAGAGCTTTGGCTAAATTATTCAAAGAATCAGGTAGacttaaaaatgttttgagTGCTAATGCTGACCATTATGCGCAAATTGAAGGCCTTCTAGATGATCAAGACTTTAGGCTACAAGTAACAAGAGAGAAATTTGAAGAACTCTGTGCAGATTTGTTTGACCGTGTCTCCAATCCAGTTAAAACAGCCTTGGAAACTTCAG GTTTAACAATGGATATTATTTCTCAAGTTGTGTTGGTTGGAGCTGGCACCAGAGTCCCTAAGGTGCAGGAGAAATTAAGTGCATTTGTCAAAACTGAATTgtctaaaaatatcaatactGACGAGGCTGCTGCTTTAGGAGCCGTTTACAAAGCTGCTGATTTAAGTCAAGGCTTtaaagtgaaaaaattcattaccAAAGATGCTGTACTATTCCCTATTCAAATTGTTTTCGACAGAACTGTCGACGATAAAGTAAAGCag GTGCGAAGGACATTGTTCAGTAAGATGAATGCTTATcctcaaaagaaaatcataacTTTCAACAAACATAAtcaagatttttcatttgagGTGAATTATGCAGAACTTGATTACCTTCCAAAGGAAGAAATAGC TGCTATTGGCAACTTGAATATCTCCACGATTACTCTAACTGGAGTTGCTGAAGCTCTAGCAAAACATGCAAAAGAAGGAGGCGAAAGCAAGGGAATTAAAGCTCACTTTTCCATGGATGAAAGTGGTATCCTAAACTTGGTGAATGTAGAGCTTGTTTCAGAAAAAACAAGTATTGCCGCCGACGAAGAAGAAG GTTCAAATGACAAGGAACCAGAAAAAGTTGAAGAACCTCCAAAAGAAGATATTAAACCTGTTCATGAGGAACCTGAGTATCCTGGATTAAAAAAGGAAGCTGAAGAAAAAGCTAAAGCAAATAATGACTCTAAACCAACAGAAGAAAAAGCTGAAAATAAGACCGAAAAAGCAGACAAAGAAAAGAAACCAACTATTGTTACTATTAAGGAGCCAATTGAGGCTAAAGAATTGAAACTAGGGCCGCAAATGTTATCCAATGATAAACTAGCAACTTCACAAGAAAA ACTCCAAGCTTTGAATGCATATGATAAGGAGAAAGCTAAACGTGAAAGCGCCTTGAATAATTTGGAATCTTTTGTGATTGATGCTCAACAAAAATTAGAGTCTGATGAATACAAGGCAGCTATTATTGCTGAAGatgcagaaaaaataaagcaagcTTGCAATGAAGTATCTGAATGGCTATATGAAGAAGGTTTTGAGGCACCTGCTGAAACATACGAACAGAAGTTGACAGATTTGCAAAAACTAACGGGTGATCTTTATGAAAGAGTTTTTGAGCATAGAGAACGTCCGGAAGCTTTGAAAGGGATGGTTTCCATGCTTAACGGTAGCCGGGTATTTTTAGATAATATGCGCAATCTTAATGTATCTGCCGAAATTTTTACTCAAGTCGAAATCGAGACTCTGGAAAAAGCTATCAATGAAACTCAG GAATACCGTGATGTAGTAGTAAAGGTAACATCTGAAACTAAGCTTTATGAGCCAGTCGTATACAAAGTTCGCGATATTGCAAACAAAATGGCTTTGCTTGACCGAgaagtaaaatatttagttAACAAAGCAAAGATCTGGAAGCCTAAACAAGAAGCAACAAAAAATAACACCGAAGAAACCGgtgaaaacaaaacaaataGTGGTGATAGTGAAGCAGAGACCAAAACTTCTGACAATAAAGACAAGGCTGAATCTGAAAGAGATGATTCTGAAACGATAGAGACGGAGGAAACCTTGGAACTGCCCCCAAGTGATACGACGCAATCTGAAAAGAAAGAATCCGATGACGAGCACGTGGAACTTTAA